The Anas acuta chromosome 1, bAnaAcu1.1, whole genome shotgun sequence genome segment ctaaatgctgttttcttccttctttcataAGAGATTTCTGCCCTGCAATACTGTTTAGCAGCAAACTATGTAAAAGTCCTTAATCTGCTTGAGTGCAGTATTAGGGGCATAGTTTAGTGGGGGATATTGGTGGTAGGGCAGTGGCTGGGACCAGTTCTTGGAgttcttttccaatcttaatcattctgtgattatatgtTTAGCCATGTTTTGGGTAAACGGCCACTGCATGAATTATGTCACTATGGTAAATACCAACTTCagcaaaagatgtttttctgttctattttgctttttatttcatatgtcTGCTTTGGCTCATAATAGTTTTAACCATACTAGTGGGAAGAGATATCATGCATCATCATAGTTTCTGTAtaagtttccttttccttattcAATTCAGAGTTATTGCCCTAGAAGCttggtaatatatatattttaattattattttattttgtttatttcatatttattctgattatttttttttattatgcaaTTTGCATTAATGGTAGATTGTTCTTATTCTGCTATCTTATTCATTACAAATACATGAAGCATTTGCAGGATTTTTTGGTAGTTATCCCTAAAATTATAATACACTGAAAAGATTGTAGTGCATTTGAATTTCCCTTATTTTTCCAGTTACTGCATCAGCTAACCTGGAATCTGTTGtgatttttaacataaaatggTCTCAGTTGATGATACAAAaagattaatatatttaagaaaagagaTAATGCTGTGATATTAATATGCACTTTAAACTACAAAACTCCAGTGGTAGTAAGAATTTTAatagtttaaatatatatgatttgaggtgggttttgttgtgtttttttttttttccttatgtgtAGCTGATGCAAGAAATGGCTAAACTACAGCTAAAAACATGCTTTGCTTTAAGTGTCTCAATATGTTAATATTATTTCTGTGGTGTCTTATTTCACCATCTAACACTTAGGAAACCCCAGCAGCAATACTCCACTACTGTCTCTTCTGCTCTAAACAGTATTAGATTTGGTTATTCgagttttttctctttacttttcttGTTAAAGGAACAGTTTTCCAGAAACGTAGATGGCACTGATTTCTCCTGATGTAGGCTAGCAGTAATTGATCTAGGAatattcaggattttttttttcacttaaaaaagtaataataattaaaaaaacaaaaaacaaaacaaaaaaaaacacttttttatgtATAGCTGGTTTTGATGCTCATTGTTAGATGCAAGCTCAGTATTTGTGTTTCAACATCTGTTACGTTTAGGTGGTCGTTCAGCATGTACACTTCGATGGACTTGGAAGGACCAAAGATGACATTATCATGTATGAAATCTCTGATGTTTTCAAGGCTAAAAATCTCATTGATGTAAGTACTATAGTGAATGACACCTCGATTTAAAAATTCATGTTATGGTTTTCTATCTTCCTGCATTGGGCTTTTCTCAGATGTGATGAAACGTTGCCTAGTTTTGTGATGATTCTAAACTTGTCATATGGAAGACAAACTTAAATGTGCAATACTGGAAGATACTGTATTTTCTGATGTGTTTGGCTCAAAGGCATTGAGAGATGGCAAACAGTAATCGCGTATTTTCAGCTTCACCGTTCCTGTTTGAGAATTGCTAACAGTATAGGGGaggttttcatagaatcatagaatatcccgagttggaagggacccataaggattatcaagtccaactccaAGGCACCccacaggtctacccaaaagtttagaccatgtgactaagtgcacagtccaatcacttcttaaattcagacaggcttggtgaagTGACTGTTtacctggggagcctgttccagtgtgcagccaccctcttggtgaagagcCTCTTCCTGAagtccagcctaaacttcccctgcctcagcttaacaccgttcCCGCAAGTCATACAACTGGTATTTacggagaataggtcacctgttTCTCCACTCCCCatcatgaggaagttgtagaccattatgaggtcccccctcagcctcctgttctccaggctgaacaggcccagtgacctcagccactcgtcatatgtcttcccctctaggccctttgCCACCTTTttcgccctcctctggacactctccaacagcttaatgtcctttttgtactgtggtgcccagaactgcagacagtactcgaggtgaggctgcaccagagcagagcaggacaatctcTTCCTTCGACCAACTAGtaatgccgtgcttgatgcaccccggaatacagttggccctcctggctgccagggcacgctgctggctcatattcaacttgctgtcaaccacaacccccagatccctctctgtggtACTTCTCTCTAGTGTGTCGTCATCCAGTCTGTGCATATAGCCAtggttgccccgtcccaggtgcaggacccggcatttgcctttgttaaacttcatgtggttggtgatcgcccagaTCTCCAATCTGtctagatctctctgcaaggtctttccaccctcaacagagtccacaactcctccaagtttggtgtcgttgacaaatttgctcaaaacaccttctagtcctacatccaaatcatttataaatcattgaagaggactggccctaaaattAAGCCTTGAGGGATCCCACTGGTGACCAtccgccagccagatgtggccccatttaccacaacccttaGAGCCCTGCCCATCAGTCAATTGCTCgcccatcgtatgatgtttttgtttagctgtatgctggacattttgtccagtaggatcctatgggaaaccgtgtcaaaagccttgctaaagtccaaaaaaatcacatcaattAATTTCAAGTAATTTGCTTAAGAAAAGTTACTGGAGCTCAGCAAAAATGACCAGTGGCAGTCTCTACAATGGATGAAAGCGTAAGTTAGGTTGTGTGTCCTTGCACTTCCAGGTGGTGATTCCTTCTGGAGTACAGCTGGCAGTAAATTATCTTGCTCTGGCTGTGAAGGTCAAGTACACAATGAAGACAAAAttcttgttttgtgtgtattttctgACTAGATGTCCCTCTGTAGTGCTTGATTATGCAACTGAATTCATAATGAGATTCACTGGGTTTTATCTCCAGTTGGGGCAGAAAAAGAGTGTGTGTTTGAAATTGGATGAAGTGTGCGTGCCAACTTTTTAATTTAGGCATCTTTCCTTTTAGCACTGTAAAAAAGTGCAAAGGAGTCATTAAGTCTTTACGTGTAGACTGGTCTAGATTTTAATAGATTAggataatgtgttttttttctttttttgtgaaaaGCATGGGTCCAGTAAATAGATGTGTAAGATTTAAGTACTGAAACAAATTTGAATAATAGGTTTAAGCATTCTAACAATTAGGATGCAAGCTAGGTAGGAAATTAAGCCAGATGCTCTGGGTTTAATTTCTTCATAGATTTGGATAGATTTCTTGATAGAAGTGGGTTGTGATTATTTTGAAggcacatacatatatgtatatatctgtgTATACAAAATCTGTGAATATTGCATGATTTAGCAGCATCTTGTTTTATACTAGTTATTCTAGTAAGCTGAAAGACTGAGCTATTTATCTCATCCTGTAGGTAATGAGAAAATCACATGAAGCTCGTGAAAAGTTGCTTCGTCTAGGAATCTTTAGACAGGTAGAGGTTCTGATTGATACCTGTCAAGGTATGTATTGCCTCATTAATTCTCGCCTTTTTTtcatacacacagacacacataaTGTACTTTTCCCTGTGCTATAGGTCAGGCATTTTTTGTGTATATAACTTATAAAGGTATATGAGAGAGCTTTGTATATTTTAGGTATACGTGTAGGTGTGCTATGTATAAGAATGTATGTGCCTACATCTGATATCCAGATGAAAAAGACGTATTTGCCTGTATTTGCATATGTGTATAATTATTACttgtatatttgaaaaaatgagTGAATTTCAAGCATTGAAATAATTACAGTACACATCCCTTAATGCAAATTTTTAGAGGAAGGATAAACGCTTGAGGAAGAGTTTGAAAGTACTTCCTGTACTTCCATGTATTAAACTCACTTAAGTGATATTATATCAACATATTTGTTGTGCTTAATGGAAATACTAGTAATTGTATCAATGCTTGTAATTAAAAACGGTCTTACACATATGGGGCAGCTGTGTGTATGCAGGTTGCTCAATAAGGTTCATTTGGCATCTCCAGTCTTGTGATCGCTTTGCAACCTCAGTGTTCTTTTCAGCAGAAGAAGGTGGCATTATTGAGAAGGAAATGCAGTGCAGTTGCACAGGCTGTTAGTGATGGGCTGCTGTCCCAGTTGCTTCAAGCAGAATTAGGTACCCCTGacagctgtgttttttgaaCAGCTGCCTCAGCCAGCGCCCTGAGGGAACCGGATGGTTTTTGTTGTCCAGCACTTAGCCACAAAGTGCTGGGAGCTCTGCTCTAGTTGACAGCATTATTCTTGACGTGTCTGGACCactttaatttatatttcatgtaACGTAAGAATTTGTGTATGGCTTTGTTTTTAGTAGGTGGGTAATAAATATTGCTAATTCATTATTAAGCTAGCATGTTGATGATTAAAGCCAGATGCACTTTGATTGAAAAAAATTCTGAATGCACATCCAAACAACATCTCaatatcatagaatatcctcagttggaagggacccacaaggatcactgagtccaactcctggctccacacaggaccacccaaaaatcaaatcaGACCCCATGTCTGAGAGAgttgaactctgtcaggcttggtgctgtgactgcttctcttcctcatacatcttgccttCTAGACCCTTCATGATCTTTTCCTCGAGCTGTTTATCTTTGTAATGTTGGGGTTTTATTATTGTTCAATTCAaccagttttcaaaaaaaaaaaaaaatcaagtaatcTTATGTCTGTGGGTTTggattgattgattgatttatttatttatttacgtAACCATCTAGAGATGAtgcttcttatttatttaggaGATGATGCCCTTCCAAATGGTTTAGATGTAACCTTTGAGGTAACAGAATTAAGAAGACTAACTGGAAGCTATAACACTATGGTTGGCAACAATGAAGGCAGTATGGTACGGAtcatttcaaatattaattGATTCCTGTTGATATTCCTCTTGCTTTCACGTTTCAAACCTAGCAAGGAATTTGATGATTAGATAAGTGAGGACTTGATCCaatccaaattattttcttgatcCAGCTTTACTAAGGCTTTGTCAGACTTTTGTCTATGAAGAGCCTTTGTATTAGTCAGGCTTTCACTCAGCAAAAGCCTGTTTCACATGAGAGAAGAACTTCGTATAAACACAAATTAGTTGTTCCACctcagtatgttttttttttttttttttttaattcttaaaatgaATTCAGTTATTTATTGATAGTATTTAAGATGCTTTATTTACTAGAGAAACCATTAAGCAGTTTGGCATCTAGCTTCTTTGagaattatttaaatgttttttcttctcaatcAGAATACTTGAGGTTTGACTTAAAAATTGTTCtaatttttcacttattttagCTCACTAGtagttataaatatatatatatatttatatctggGTAGCAGAATGCTAGGTTTTTCCATGACCATTATAAACCATGGgacttatttccattttattcacTTAAGAATGCATCAGATTAAAATATGGTGTGAGAAATATATACCGACTAACACAAAAACTAACAGACATACTGTTGTTCTGTTAACATGGCTTTAACAGTGGTGCTAGTTTAAATAGATCCTGCTTTCATGTGCTCATTCCTGTACCTGTTGTGTCTTCTCATGTGCACAGTTTAGCTCGTCTTGGGCCTGCTAGATAAGCCAGATCAAGGgactcatctttttcttcctaggGGTATTTTTAACTGGATAAGATACTGCACAAGTATAAGATACTGGATAAGATACTGCACAAGTCAGGTACTGGTCTTTTGTGAGTGCAGGGCAAATAGTAACCTAGTGAACTGAGAAATGGTTATGCAGCTCTGCTACTGAGATCAATGCCCAGGATATCATGGTCTGAATGAAATTGGTACAGAATTCTGCAACTGGCTCTTACCTGACTTGGGGCAGTTCCTGGTCTCCTCTTGGTGAgaccatccctgcagccccccttgCTATGACAACCTTGACACATAAACCCAATGCTCAGGTCTAGTGCAATTTGAAAACAATCTGAAAACTACCTtggtttctctctcttttttttttttttttttttttacacagctTCCCtatcaatttaattttcatttgttacAGAGAAGTAAAACACTTGAACAATATAAAAGCATGTTCATGTATACAACTAATTGTGGCAGCAGAGATTGTTTCTTTAAGAGTTAAATTGATTTGACATCTATTCTAATCCCTTAAATTCATCTGAAGCCTGTTGATATAATATTTTGTACTAATAGCCCTTTGGATTAGTGGTTTCTAGTTGGATAATTGCATAGTAGCCACCATCACAAAGTTCAGATGACTGATTTCCTTCCAATAGCTGTTAGCTTTAAAAACCTGATCaactttgtctttttaatgttattttaaaatagtacaCACAACAGAACAATCCTGGATGTATCTGCGACTGGGGGAAACTCATTCCATCATTTCTGCCAAAGGACCAAGTACTGTGAATAGGATACAGGGAATTTTTGTGTGAACgggaaaacatttaattacaGTTTCTGGAAAATTGTGATGGTACATTGTGCTGCTGTCAGGACtgattgcaaaaatattttgttcctcaaaacaaaaatttgtaaGTGGCTCTGTATTGATGATTTTCTATTGGCTTACTGCTGTGGTACCAGTGAACCCTACCTGGCAGATAGTTTTCCTGATGATCAGCTGGAAACTCTGCAGTTGCCAAATATTTGTTATCCCAGACTGGCTGGGAAATTTTGCTTGAAATAATAGCAGTACTGATGATACAGAGAATGCAGATTATGTCAGCAGGTATTGGACAGCACTAAAGACTGGATGATGATACTAAACGTAACTTGTGCTACTGCAATGGCTGCTGCCATTGCAAAGAGAAACCTAATTTACAAGAACAACACATTCAGttacaagtattttttaatgcctttattTCGCATTCTTAGGGTAGATGTGCATATCTTCACCATATGTTTAAGACGCAATTTAGCAAACtgataactgtatttttttattttttttttttaatttatttaggtACTTGGGCTCAAGTTCCCCAATCTCTTTGGACGTGCAGAAAAGGTAACCTTCCAGTTCTCATATGGAACAAAGGAAACTTCATATGGCCTGTCGTTCTTCAAACCACAGCCTGGAAACTTTGAAAGAAAGTAGGGAATGCATTTctaagtatttcttttttaatgaaattttaagaTATTTCATTGAGTAATAACTAAAATTATTCCTTTGTTGAGGGTCCTGAAGTAACGTAgtagatctgtttttttttttttttttttttttgtgatagtGTGAAATTCCATCTACTTAAATAGTTTCACTTGCAAATCTACCAGTAAtgttgtttcagtttttcagttaaCCTGTATAAAGTAACTGGACAGTTCCCTTGGAGCTCTCTTCGTGAAACTGATAGAGGAATATCAACAGAACTTAATGTAAGTGTAGCAGAGGTGTTTGTGGAATACATGcttcatttacatttaattcaactcacaaatatttgcaaatatattgcaaatatatttgcaatatgcaaataaatttgcaaatatattgcaaatatttgctttactgTGTGAAAAGTGACTGAAACACTTGTGCACAGGGCAAATTTGttactatttaaaatatgtcaattttaaaatgacagagGTAATACATTGTAAGTCTTTTCTagaatgtcattttattttcgCCACATAAAAATGCtcaatgtgtttttcttcacatttttaatgtttaaagcagcattttagaAAGACAGGTGGTTGCCTCACTCAATCTagttcaagatattttttttttcaaactctcTTGGTTGGAGCAGAATTATTCCCACATGAATTATTTCTCCCTGAGACAAaaagtttggaaagaaaaagcatagaCTCGTGTATAAATAAGATTTGAGAGAgccttgtttattttaattttgtagcaaaattgccctttttttttgtagtttccAATCTGGAAGACCAATCACACACTGAAGTGGGAGGGTGTGTGGAGAGAGCTTGGCTGCCTTGCTAGAACAGCGTCCTTCTCCGTTCGAGAAGAAAGCGGACACTCTCTGAAATCTTCCCTCTCTGTAAGGCTTTTACTCATTTTAAATGTGGCATGTGTTATTGTGAGTAATCTCATATTTTTGAATGATTGCAAAGGAGCTTTTTGATGTCTTTTGCCATGCTTGGTCATTCATGCACTCACCCAGGAGGTCCAAAGAGAAGACACTTTGAAAAATTGACTGTTGCATTTTGACTGTTACATAGGCTGGCCCATTCTTTCTTCAAGGCTGTGTAAAAGAACCTCCTTGTCATCTGCCATCTATCTTCGCAGTATTATCTTACTTTGCAGAAGACAGTATCAGTCATGTTCTTCATCCTATGATTGTTCTGCTGTTTCTAAATACAAGCAATTTTTGATTGCTTGTCATCTTTGATCTGTAGGTCACATTGTAGGAGATGAATTTTGTGACAGTAACTGCAAATAGTTTCTGATACACGCTGAGGCATTGTTGCCATATTTCTGATGTGTACCATGAccaaaaattacaaatatatatgaTGTGGCCTCTAAAGTCAAAACGAAGTTACTCTGTTGGAATATTGTTTCCAAATCCATGGAGCTACACAAGCCTTAGCTGGAACTGTGGCTGTCTTCCACTGTGTGCACAGATTTTGGTTGAAAATAATAGTGTCACTCTGTGGTATTCAATAGATAagtgaactgaaaaataatcagttGATTCTTTTCAGCATGCCATGGTAATTGATTCCCGGAACTCTACAATCTTGCCAAAACGAGGTGCTTTGCTGAAAATTAAT includes the following:
- the SAMM50 gene encoding sorting and assembly machinery component 50 homolog isoform X3 is translated as MSGPDFGALGEEAELVEVEPETKQEILENKDVVVQHVHFDGLGRTKDDIIMYEISDVFKAKNLIDVMRKSHEAREKLLRLGIFRQVEVLIDTCQGDDALPNGLDVTFEVTELRRLTGSYNTMVGNNEGSMVLGLKFPNLFGRAEKVTFQFSYGTKETSYGLSFFKPQPGNFERNFSVNLYKVTGQFPWSSLRETDRGISTELNFPIWKTNHTLKWEGVWRELGCLARTASFSVREESGHSLKSSLSHAMVIDSRNSTILPKRGALLKINQELAGYTGGDVRFLKEDFEFQLNKQLLWDLVFSASLWGGMLVPIGDKPSSIADRFYLGGPTSVRGFSMYSIGPQNEGDYLGGDAYWAGGLHLYTPLPFRPGRGGFGDLFRTHFFLNAGNLCNLNYGDGPRAHLQKLAEYIRWSYGAGIVLRLGNIARLELNYCFPMGVQSGDRICDGVQFGAGIRFL
- the SAMM50 gene encoding sorting and assembly machinery component 50 homolog isoform X1; its protein translation is MDYIKWSFFVYFQSLEPLPMSGPDFGALGEEAELVEVEPETKQEILENKDVVVQHVHFDGLGRTKDDIIMYEISDVFKAKNLIDVMRKSHEAREKLLRLGIFRQVEVLIDTCQGDDALPNGLDVTFEVTELRRLTGSYNTMVGNNEGSMVLGLKFPNLFGRAEKVTFQFSYGTKETSYGLSFFKPQPGNFERNFSVNLYKVTGQFPWSSLRETDRGISTELNFPIWKTNHTLKWEGVWRELGCLARTASFSVREESGHSLKSSLSHAMVIDSRNSTILPKRGALLKINQELAGYTGGDVRFLKEDFEFQLNKQLLWDLVFSASLWGGMLVPIGDKPSSIADRFYLGGPTSVRGFSMYSIGPQNEGDYLGGDAYWAGGLHLYTPLPFRPGRGGFGDLFRTHFFLNAGNLCNLNYGDGPRAHLQKLAEYIRWSYGAGIVLRLGNIARLELNYCFPMGVQSGDRICDGVQFGAGIRFL
- the SAMM50 gene encoding sorting and assembly machinery component 50 homolog isoform X2, with protein sequence MGTVYARSLEPLPMSGPDFGALGEEAELVEVEPETKQEILENKDVVVQHVHFDGLGRTKDDIIMYEISDVFKAKNLIDVMRKSHEAREKLLRLGIFRQVEVLIDTCQGDDALPNGLDVTFEVTELRRLTGSYNTMVGNNEGSMVLGLKFPNLFGRAEKVTFQFSYGTKETSYGLSFFKPQPGNFERNFSVNLYKVTGQFPWSSLRETDRGISTELNFPIWKTNHTLKWEGVWRELGCLARTASFSVREESGHSLKSSLSHAMVIDSRNSTILPKRGALLKINQELAGYTGGDVRFLKEDFEFQLNKQLLWDLVFSASLWGGMLVPIGDKPSSIADRFYLGGPTSVRGFSMYSIGPQNEGDYLGGDAYWAGGLHLYTPLPFRPGRGGFGDLFRTHFFLNAGNLCNLNYGDGPRAHLQKLAEYIRWSYGAGIVLRLGNIARLELNYCFPMGVQSGDRICDGVQFGAGIRFL